Genomic window (Paenibacillus sp. PK3_47):
GCTCTGCCTCCTGCACAAAATTCTCCAGCAGCGCCGGCAGCTCCTCCGGATAGTGCGCCCATTGTCCGTTTCCGTCTTCACCGCAGCTTTTGCGCAGGGCGATAAAAAAGGCATTCACTGCTTTGGCGGCGGCACTCAGATTCTTGTTCGCCGTCTTATATTGACGCTGCAGGGAGAGGAAAGGCGACTTTTTCAGGGCTGCCGAATACATTTCCCTTCCCCGGTCAACCAGATTATGCGCCTCATCGACCAGCAGCACCGTGCGCTTCTTCCGTTCTTCCGGCAGGCGTTTGAGGCTGATCCGGGGATCGTAAATATAATTGTAATCGCAGATGACGGCATCGCAGGCATAAGCAGCATCCAGCGAGAACTCGAAGGGACACACCTCATGCTTCCGGGCATACCGGGCAATGACCTCCTGCGTCATCAGTGTCTCATGCTCCAGCATGTCCAGCATTGCGGCATTGACCTTATCATAGTAGCCTTCGGTAAAGGGGCAGAACTCTTTGCTGCACAGCCCTTCTTCACGGAAGCAGGCCTTATCCTTGGCTGTAATCGTGATGGCATGCAGATGAAGCCCGCTTTGCAGCAGCATGGCTACCGCCTCCTGGGCTGCGATCCGGTTAACCGTTTTGGCGGTCAAATAGAACAGCCCTGCAGCTTTTCCCGCTTCCAGCGCTTTCAGCGCCGGGAACAGGGTGGACATCGTTTTGCCGATGCCGGTCGGTGCCTGGGCGAACAGGTTCACCCCTTCGGATACCGACTTATACACCGCTGCCGCAAAATGCCTCTGTCCCTGCCGGTAGGCCGGAAAAGGAAATTCCAGCCCCTGGATGCTGCTCATTTTCCGCGCCTCATGCCGCACCATCAGCTCCGCATAGGGGGCATACCGGGCCACCGTTTCAGCCGCAAACTGCTCCAGCTCACCGGAGGTTACCTGCCTGTACAGGCTCCGCTGCTCTCCGCTGCCCCTGTGGACATAGGTAAGCTTCACCTCTATACCGGACAGCTGATGGTCCAGTGACAGGATATAAGCGTACATCAATGCCTGGGCCCAGTGTACTTCACGGCCCTCAAAATCACTTTCCAGGTGGCCGCCCGTAGATTTAATCTCCTCCACGGTGAGGCTTCCGTCTTCGCCGAGAAGAAGCCCGTCACAGCGCCCGTCAATGACAAAAAGAAGGTCCCCGCACGGAATTTCCGTTTTGAGGTAGACCTCTTTGCGGTCCCCTTCCTTATACTGCTTCTGGATCTGCTGGTGAATCCGGGTACCCTCCGCCAATGCTGCTCCGCTGCGGAAGCCGGGCTCGATACTGCCGCTGCTGTAGGCGTATTCTACAAGGGCTCTGACCGACAGCGAGATCTGTGCCTTGTCCATGTTATGTCCACCTCCACCCGTTTCCGGGCCTATTTTTAACACCGGCTGTCATATTCGTAATTTTTTCACGATATAATCCCCTCTGGCGGCAATTATAAGTGATTCATTCAGGTTCCTATGGCTTTACTTATTCCAATAAAGGTATACGGCATTTCTGGTTTTTGACAATCTGCTGCCAGCGCTGCATAATAAGTTCTGTTAACATAGGATTCTCTTGTCTTGACGCTGTCTCCTCCCAGCCGGGAAATAGCGCTTTATCATGTGGAAAGAGGGCGAAGCTGTGTCATTCTTTAATGTAAAAAAGTGGTTAATCAAGCCATTTGTATTCTTTTCGATTATTTTTATCCTTAAAAGCACCTTGGCCTGGGGTGTAATCTTTGAGGACCCGCAGCCGCTAAAATCCGTTCTGACGGAAATCCCGTTTGTCTGGGCGCTCTTTTGCCTGATTGAACGGTTTGCCTCCAAACGGAAGCTCGGCTATTACATGACCGTCAATCTTATTGTCACCGCCATCTTTTTTGCCGCGATTATGTACTTCAAGTACTACGGAGTTATTGTCACTTACCATGCCGCCGAGCAGGTGAATCAGGTTACCGCTGTGAGCAACAGTGTATTTTCACTGATGGACCCGTATTATCTGCTGATCTTTGGCGATATTATTATTCTTGGCATTTATTTCTTCTTTAACAAGAAGGGACGCAGCTATAAAAAAATCAATATCAATCTCCGTAACGGAAGACCCGTCTACATCGTCCTGTTCGCGGTATCGCTCGGGCTCTGCCTGTTTAATATCCTGCCTAACAAAGCCAGCATGAATGAAATCAAAAAGGCACAGGAAATGGGCATTCTCAATTATGAAGCTTACACCATCTTTGCCGACAACAGACCGGAGCAGGTCAATGCCAGTGAAATTACCCAGGATGTGATCAATGAACTGAAGGGAATTGACACAACCGCCGTCTCCCCTGTCCAGGGAATTGCCAAAGGCAAAAATCTGATTATCATTCAGCTGGAATCTTTTCAGAGCTTTCTCCTCGGGCTCAATGTTGACGGACAGGAAATTACGCCTAACCTCAACCGGCTGATGGAGGATAGCCTGTACTTTAATAACTTCTACCAAATGGTCGGCCAGGGTAACACATCAGATGCCGAATTTGTTGTGAACTCATCTTACTATATTCCGCCGCAGGGTGCGGCAACAATGTCTTATGTCGACAAGGTGCTGCCAAGCCTTCCGCGCCTCCTGAAGGAGAACGGTTATCAGACAGCCACCTTCCACACGAATGTCGTGGAGTTCTGGAACCGCGGAGAGCTGTACAGCTCCCTGGGCTTTGACCACTATTACGACCAGAAATTTTTCGGAGATGAGGATGCCTTCTTCTTCGGGCCTTCGGACGAAACACTCTACCGCAAGACTTCCGAAAAGCTGAAGGAAATGGATGAGGACAGCAAACCGTTCTATGCTCAGGTCATTTCGATGTCTGCGCACCATCCGTTCACCATTCCGGCCGAGAAATACAAGATGAAGCTGCCGGAGCGTTATGAAGGCACCTTCGTCGGTGACTATATCCGCTCCCAGAATTACGCCGACTATGCCTTCGGACAATTTGTCGATGAGCTTAAGGCTAACGGGGTATGGGACAACAGCCTGATCATGGTGTACGGAGACCACATGGGGCTGCCGATCTATTCCCTGGACCATGATGATAAAGAACTGATGAGCGAAATCTACGGTCATGATTATGAATATGCGCACATGCTCAATATTCCGCTGATTATCCACCAGGGCGGCAGCCTGAAGCCGCAGACGCTGGAGCAGGTCGGCGGGGAAGTCGATATTATGCCGACCGCAGCCAGCCTCCTGGGCATCTCCATGGATAACAATATCCACTTCGGCCAGGATCTGCTGAGCCAGACCTACAATCTGCTGCCGCAGCGCTACTATCTGCCGACCGGATCCTTCATATCAAGCTCCGGACTGCTGATCCCGGGCAACAGCTTCGAGGACAACACGCAGTATAATCTGGCCTCCGGCGGAAAGGCTCCAGCCGGAACGGAAGAGGAGTATAACCGGGCGCTGCGATTGCGCCAGCTGTCGGACAGCTATGTTACACAGCTGCCTGACAAGAACCCTGCAGCAGAATAAGCTGCCGCTTTATACAAACAGCCGCACTTCCGGAAATCGGAATGCGGCTGTTTTTTTAACATAGCAGAACACATATATTTGGTCCCCCGCAAAGTACCTGAATACGCATCGGGGCAAAGCCCCACCTTGCGGGGATATGTTATATCCAGGCAAATGTGCTTAACGCTCCTGTTTCTCGAGCATCATGTAGTATTCAGCGAATTTCTGCAGTTCCTCCGGCTTAAGTATGGCCAGGTGTTCGGTAAGGAGCAGCAAAGACCGGTACTGGGCTTCGGCGAGCACGCCTTTGCCTTTCTCGGTAATCGTTACGATCACGGCTCTGCGGTCATTCTCGTCAGGCTCCCGTTTGCTGAGGCCCAGCAGCTCCAGGCGGTCCAGCATCACCGTAACTGCACTGGACTTCACCTCCATCTTGTCTGCCAGCTGAATCACCCTTGATTCCTGCTCCTGGGCAATCATCCGCAGCAGCCCGAATTGGGGAACCGTCAGCCCAATCTCTTTGGGCAATGACATTTGCGACATAATTTTACGCTGTACTCTCCACATCGATAATCCCAAAGCTTCTACTAACGGATCGATTTGTTGCGACATTTCCTTTCAGCTCCCAGTCCGTTTGTCCTGCTTCAAGCGTACCATTTTATCAGAGGTTGATTCAATGATTATCTCGCTTGAACATGATCAGAGTCATTGAAATCGTGATTTTTTTTAGAAATTTCTGCAAATTTCGACACAGAAAAACTATATTCTAGCTAATGATCTGTGTTCAGCGATGCGCTATAATCGTAGCAGTGATAAGGAATCACGGAAAACAACAGTCAGGGCTGGTGATGCTAAACATGAAATTGGCAACAAAATTAACTTGGATGATGCTCGTTGTTTTACTGCTCGTCGGATCATCCATCGGGTTCTTCGGATACCGGGCCGCCTTCAAGCAGGTAGATGAAGCTGCCGGTATTGAACTGGTCGGCTGTGCCAACATTACGACCGGCCTCATAGACCCCGCTGACATAGCGGCACTGGCTGCAGGGGATAACAGCAAGCTGGCTGCCATTGAAGACCGGATCGGCTGGATTATCGGACATAAGCCTGTGTTTAAGGAAGCGTTCATTCTCTCGCTGGACGGCAAGGTACTCGCCGCAGACGCAAGCTTCAAAGCAAGGGGTTATGCAGCAGGAGACCCCTTTTATTTCAATGAAGAAGATAAAGACATGATTACTACCATGAAGCATTCCGCATACTCGAAAGTTTATACATACGATGGTACCTCCCTCAAAACCGGTTACGGCCCCATTTACCAGGATCATGACCCCACCAAACCGATTGTCGCACTTATGGCTATCAGCTTTGACGGCCCCCTAATCCAGGAACGGACGATGGACATTATTGTTCAGCCTTTCATTATCAGTGCTATGATTCTGATTGTGGCAATTATTGGCGCCTATCTGCTCATCCGGCGTATGGTAAGCCCGCTAACCAAGCTGTCAGGTTCCGTTAACAACGTGGCTAAGGGAGATCTTACACATAAACCGCTGCTGCTCAGCAGCAAAGACGAAATCGGCACGCTGGCCCGTGACTTTAACGAGATGACGGCAAGTCTGAGTCACCTGATTACCCAGGTCAACGAGACATCCATGCTTGTGGCCTCCTCCTCCCAGGAGCTGTCCGCCAGCGCACAGGAGACGAACCGTGCAGGGGAGCATAGTGTCAATGTCACTCTTGAGCTTGCCGACGGCGCACATACCCAGCTGCAGAACCTGGAGGGCAGTTACAAGTCCGTTCAGGACATGTCCCGGTTTATCACCGAGATTGCCGGCAATGCGGACAACGCAATGGATACAGCAGCCAGTAATGCCCTAAAAGCCCGCAGCGGCCGGGAATCCATGGATTCTACCACCAGACAGATGGAGGTAGTGGGCAGCAGTATTTCCGATCTCTCCGGCATTATTGATGCGCTGGGCAGCCATTCCAAGGAAATCGAGAACATCGTCGGCACGATTTCCAGCATTGCCGAAGAGACTAACCTGCTGTCTCTGAATGCAGCGATAGAAGCCGCCCGTGCCGGTGAAGAAGGGCGCGGGTTCGCAGTGGTTGCCGGCTCCGTGCGCAAGCTGGCGGAGCGTTCGGCGGGCTCAGCCGCTCAGATCGGCGAGCTGGTCAGTCTGATTGTGAGCCAGATGGATATGGCCGGGGAAACGATGCGGCGTTCGACCGGGGAAAT
Coding sequences:
- a CDS encoding helicase C-terminal domain-containing protein, with amino-acid sequence MDKAQISLSVRALVEYAYSSGSIEPGFRSGAALAEGTRIHQQIQKQYKEGDRKEVYLKTEIPCGDLLFVIDGRCDGLLLGEDGSLTVEEIKSTGGHLESDFEGREVHWAQALMYAYILSLDHQLSGIEVKLTYVHRGSGEQRSLYRQVTSGELEQFAAETVARYAPYAELMVRHEARKMSSIQGLEFPFPAYRQGQRHFAAAVYKSVSEGVNLFAQAPTGIGKTMSTLFPALKALEAGKAAGLFYLTAKTVNRIAAQEAVAMLLQSGLHLHAITITAKDKACFREEGLCSKEFCPFTEGYYDKVNAAMLDMLEHETLMTQEVIARYARKHEVCPFEFSLDAAYACDAVICDYNYIYDPRISLKRLPEERKKRTVLLVDEAHNLVDRGREMYSAALKKSPFLSLQRQYKTANKNLSAAAKAVNAFFIALRKSCGEDGNGQWAHYPEELPALLENFVQEAELELLGPPSVILPAGEEEGESLLDTYYAVQGMIRTFKTYDERYITYAEVQRGDVFLKLFNLDPSHLLQQMGRSFRSQILFSATLSPLSYYRDMIGAGEEDYSLSVPSPFHKEQWQVSVLPVSTRYRDREDSLLPLTDALKGMTSRKGNYLVFFPSYVYLANVYERFAEKYPEVPTIVQSSGMSEPERVEFLAAFQPDNPRTLLGFAVLGGIFSEGVDLPGDRLNGVMVVGVGLPQVGLERNLLRGYFQSRGKNGFDYAYVYPGMCKVLQAGGRLIRSESDSGRIVLADDRFLQYPYQGLLPDEWRDYLVMG
- a CDS encoding LTA synthase family protein, with protein sequence MWKEGEAVSFFNVKKWLIKPFVFFSIIFILKSTLAWGVIFEDPQPLKSVLTEIPFVWALFCLIERFASKRKLGYYMTVNLIVTAIFFAAIMYFKYYGVIVTYHAAEQVNQVTAVSNSVFSLMDPYYLLIFGDIIILGIYFFFNKKGRSYKKININLRNGRPVYIVLFAVSLGLCLFNILPNKASMNEIKKAQEMGILNYEAYTIFADNRPEQVNASEITQDVINELKGIDTTAVSPVQGIAKGKNLIIIQLESFQSFLLGLNVDGQEITPNLNRLMEDSLYFNNFYQMVGQGNTSDAEFVVNSSYYIPPQGAATMSYVDKVLPSLPRLLKENGYQTATFHTNVVEFWNRGELYSSLGFDHYYDQKFFGDEDAFFFGPSDETLYRKTSEKLKEMDEDSKPFYAQVISMSAHHPFTIPAEKYKMKLPERYEGTFVGDYIRSQNYADYAFGQFVDELKANGVWDNSLIMVYGDHMGLPIYSLDHDDKELMSEIYGHDYEYAHMLNIPLIIHQGGSLKPQTLEQVGGEVDIMPTAASLLGISMDNNIHFGQDLLSQTYNLLPQRYYLPTGSFISSSGLLIPGNSFEDNTQYNLASGGKAPAGTEEEYNRALRLRQLSDSYVTQLPDKNPAAE
- a CDS encoding MarR family transcriptional regulator; translation: MSQQIDPLVEALGLSMWRVQRKIMSQMSLPKEIGLTVPQFGLLRMIAQEQESRVIQLADKMEVKSSAVTVMLDRLELLGLSKREPDENDRRAVIVTITEKGKGVLAEAQYRSLLLLTEHLAILKPEELQKFAEYYMMLEKQER
- a CDS encoding methyl-accepting chemotaxis protein, which produces MKLATKLTWMMLVVLLLVGSSIGFFGYRAAFKQVDEAAGIELVGCANITTGLIDPADIAALAAGDNSKLAAIEDRIGWIIGHKPVFKEAFILSLDGKVLAADASFKARGYAAGDPFYFNEEDKDMITTMKHSAYSKVYTYDGTSLKTGYGPIYQDHDPTKPIVALMAISFDGPLIQERTMDIIVQPFIISAMILIVAIIGAYLLIRRMVSPLTKLSGSVNNVAKGDLTHKPLLLSSKDEIGTLARDFNEMTASLSHLITQVNETSMLVASSSQELSASAQETNRAGEHSVNVTLELADGAHTQLQNLEGSYKSVQDMSRFITEIAGNADNAMDTAASNALKARSGRESMDSTTRQMEVVGSSISDLSGIIDALGSHSKEIENIVGTISSIAEETNLLSLNAAIEAARAGEEGRGFAVVAGSVRKLAERSAGSAAQIGELVSLIVSQMDMAGETMRRSTGEMLHGREMIVSAGQAFSEIETSVSDMSAQSQQISATVRELALISGSLVEAIQNIVAVSNQTVEGAETLSASSQQQLAAMEEVEASAAFLSSLAEKLHIMVERFKI